A single Vigna radiata var. radiata cultivar VC1973A chromosome 8, Vradiata_ver6, whole genome shotgun sequence DNA region contains:
- the LOC106771197 gene encoding small acidic protein 1, with protein sequence MLRAMELFGEMDEQVSSMAMDVDDVDPLETFAEGVITADLKLADVNFFNNFEDDFDDADIN encoded by the coding sequence ATGCTGAGAGCAATGGAACTATTCGGGGAGATGGATGAGCAAGTGTCGTCAATGGCGATGGATGTCGACGACGTCGACCCTCTCGAGACCTTCGCCGAGGGTGTCATCACCGCCGACCTCAAACTTGCCGATGTGAATTTCTTCAACAACTTCGAAGACGATTTCGATGATGCTGATATCAACTAA